From the Desulfovibrio sp. JY genome, one window contains:
- a CDS encoding agmatine deiminase family protein, with product MPDNNILWPAEFGAQAAVWLAWPGNVTDWPGKFAPIAWVYGEMLRKLTGAGQKVRLLVRDGAQEIKARRVLRDVGADTGLVEVFTTPMDRGWTRDFMPFFVRRGDRVVAVDFGFTGWAKYPDYEKDSAVGKRVCGELGMEVVVPERDGRRVVLEGGAMDGNGAGDVLTTEECLLDATQQVRNPGFGRADYEAVFAEYLGTRNVIWLGRGIAGDDTHGHVDDLCRFVSRDTVVLCREDDPADANHRPLAENRERLSGARLADGGKLTVIDLPMPHPLVFRGQRLPASYANFLITPRVVLVPTFNDARDRLALGILAETFADREVVGISAVDLVWGLGAVHCLTHEEPAGA from the coding sequence ATGCCTGACAACAACATCCTATGGCCGGCGGAGTTCGGCGCCCAGGCGGCGGTTTGGCTGGCCTGGCCGGGCAATGTGACGGACTGGCCGGGCAAGTTCGCCCCCATTGCCTGGGTGTATGGCGAGATGCTCCGCAAGCTTACGGGTGCGGGACAAAAGGTGCGCCTGCTCGTGCGCGACGGCGCGCAGGAAATAAAGGCGCGGCGGGTGCTGCGCGACGTGGGCGCGGACACGGGGCTGGTGGAAGTCTTCACCACGCCCATGGACCGGGGCTGGACCCGGGATTTCATGCCGTTTTTCGTGCGCCGGGGCGACCGGGTGGTCGCGGTGGACTTCGGCTTTACCGGCTGGGCCAAATATCCGGATTATGAAAAGGACAGCGCTGTGGGGAAGCGGGTGTGCGGCGAGCTGGGCATGGAGGTGGTGGTTCCCGAGCGCGACGGCCGGCGGGTGGTGCTCGAAGGCGGGGCCATGGACGGCAACGGCGCTGGCGACGTGCTGACCACCGAGGAATGCCTGCTCGACGCGACGCAGCAGGTGCGCAATCCGGGGTTCGGGCGGGCCGACTACGAAGCGGTCTTTGCCGAGTACCTCGGCACACGAAACGTCATCTGGCTGGGGCGCGGCATTGCCGGGGACGACACCCACGGCCATGTGGACGACCTGTGCCGGTTCGTTTCCCGCGACACGGTGGTGCTGTGCCGGGAGGACGACCCGGCCGACGCCAATCACCGTCCCCTGGCCGAAAACCGCGAACGGCTCTCCGGCGCGCGCCTGGCCGACGGCGGCAAGCTCACCGTCATCGACCTGCCCATGCCGCATCCCCTTGTTTTCCGGGGCCAGCGGCTGCCGGCCAGCTACGCCAATTTCCTGATCACGCCGCGCGTGGTGCTGGTTCCCACCTTCAACGACGCGCGCGACCGGCTGGCGCTTGGCATCCTGGCCGAGACCTTCGCGGACCGCGAGGTGGTCGGCATCAGCGCCGTGGACCTGGTCTGGGGGCTTGGGGCGGTGCACTGCCTGACTCACGAGGAGCCGGCGGGAGCCTGA
- a CDS encoding circadian clock protein KaiB — protein MPENLILYLAGKTPGNSRLEAALRDWCDRLQPGRFRLEVVDVEKWSSKSQSPPVLAVPALAIGSTGRMFVGDFSNISNVMTALGCLLAAS, from the coding sequence ATGCCTGAGAATCTTATTTTATACCTTGCCGGAAAAACGCCGGGAAACAGCCGGTTGGAAGCGGCGTTGCGCGACTGGTGCGACAGGCTCCAGCCCGGCCGGTTCCGGCTGGAAGTGGTGGATGTGGAAAAATGGTCGTCCAAGTCGCAGTCGCCTCCGGTCCTGGCCGTGCCCGCCCTGGCGATCGGGAGCACCGGGCGCATGTTCGTGGGAGATTTTTCCAATATTTCCAACGTGATGACGGCCTTGGGCTGCCTTTTGGCCGCTTCCTAG
- a CDS encoding multidrug resistance efflux transporter family protein codes for MGRLIALGAMAALFFSSTFVLNRAMSLEGGHWVWSASLRYAFMLPILLAWTLASGGPRALKEAFALFGRNPVFWTLAGSVGFGVFYAGVTLAAAFSPGWVVATTWQSTILATPLVLALLGRKVPRKGLAFTGLIFCGIVLVNLEQARGATDLGRLWGVVAVLVAALAYPLGNQLVWEARHGGGKRIPRIDQPALDAGRTPTLLLTIGSIPFWLILVAVTHPPAPSQGQVVQTALVALFAGVIATSLFLRARSRARTAYELAATDATQSLEVVFSLLGETLLLAGPWPGPIGAAGITLAVVGLVLYVCRQV; via the coding sequence ATGGGCCGCCTTATCGCGCTGGGGGCCATGGCCGCCCTGTTTTTCAGCAGCACCTTCGTGCTCAACCGGGCCATGAGCCTGGAGGGCGGGCACTGGGTGTGGTCGGCCAGCCTGCGCTACGCCTTCATGCTGCCGATCCTCCTGGCCTGGACGCTGGCTTCCGGCGGCCCCCGGGCGCTTAAGGAAGCCTTCGCGCTTTTCGGCCGCAACCCCGTGTTCTGGACCCTGGCCGGCTCGGTCGGCTTCGGCGTCTTCTACGCCGGCGTCACCCTGGCCGCCGCCTTTTCCCCGGGCTGGGTGGTGGCCACGACCTGGCAGTCCACCATCCTGGCCACGCCGCTGGTGTTGGCGCTTCTCGGGCGCAAGGTGCCGCGCAAGGGGCTGGCGTTTACCGGGCTCATCTTCTGCGGCATCGTGCTGGTCAACCTCGAACAGGCGCGCGGCGCGACCGACCTGGGGAGGCTTTGGGGCGTGGTCGCCGTGCTGGTCGCCGCCCTGGCCTACCCCCTCGGCAACCAGCTCGTCTGGGAAGCCCGCCACGGCGGCGGCAAACGCATCCCGCGCATCGACCAGCCGGCGCTCGACGCCGGGCGCACGCCCACCCTGCTCCTCACCATCGGCTCGATTCCCTTCTGGCTGATCCTGGTCGCGGTCACCCACCCGCCGGCCCCGTCCCAGGGACAGGTCGTCCAGACCGCCCTGGTGGCGCTTTTTGCCGGCGTCATCGCCACTTCGCTCTTCCTGCGGGCCCGCAGCCGGGCCAGGACCGCCTACGAACTGGCCGCGACAGATGCCACCCAGTCCCTGGAAGTCGTCTTCTCCCTGCTCGGCGAGACCCTGCTTTTGGCCGGCCCCTGGCCCGGCCCCATTGGCGCGGCCGGCATCACCCTTGCCGTCGTCGGCCTGGTGCTCTACGTCTGCCGGCAGGTGTAA
- a CDS encoding SidJ-related pseudokinase, giving the protein MTDPGFAAFGLDGDFTAAWLAARRLADLAERDPLAVTPVVVEALTGLLVRNDHARQTQARILYRDAAGILVRLLADGKPEQSASARRALTAALATPGKPRLAAAEAVGGLPLADIVPPEPPVADQAARPVPLATLLVRAGADPAAKPRRAGRSLVAPARRPGRLVVIKCLRHGEDPVGLALEGAWMERCAAMDFPAPCHVPAPFRDDGAMLWAVAEALPDIPGRDRQGRCLAYVAREDYFRYPNDPCPEDFDGEALCATLGRAALLLGWLAGQGVVHEAAIPLFHNRVQRERREDAGVYDWRLPGRLDRWLDSSRHPNFGVSGLRDFEHLVCLPGAPGKLYRHLGNHFISLLLVAGSAFRQRDPGLVGLMPDGAPADARHLFDEAALARIIETIFSGYHEGFVGTPGAPPFDARDLARRMVEEMGVDRHMTELLRVADQEAMTDAAFVEFLTSRGLTPEAARAHTRGAADVELVTGPHLGDFNNRTSLPELNEATAAAVAACLAARHGRDHLR; this is encoded by the coding sequence TTGACCGATCCGGGCTTTGCGGCCTTCGGTCTGGACGGGGATTTCACAGCCGCCTGGCTGGCCGCGCGCCGCCTGGCCGATCTGGCCGAGCGCGATCCCCTGGCCGTCACCCCGGTCGTGGTGGAGGCGTTGACCGGGCTCCTTGTCCGAAACGACCATGCCCGCCAGACCCAGGCCCGTATCCTCTACCGCGACGCGGCCGGGATTCTGGTCAGGCTGCTTGCCGATGGCAAACCGGAGCAGTCAGCGTCCGCCCGGCGGGCGCTGACCGCCGCCCTGGCCACGCCTGGAAAACCGCGCCTGGCCGCCGCCGAGGCCGTGGGCGGCCTGCCGCTGGCCGACATTGTCCCGCCCGAACCTCCCGTTGCCGATCAGGCCGCCCGGCCGGTGCCCTTGGCCACCCTGCTGGTCAGGGCCGGAGCCGATCCCGCCGCCAAACCCCGCCGCGCCGGCCGCAGCCTCGTTGCGCCCGCCCGCCGACCCGGTCGGCTGGTGGTGATCAAATGCCTGCGCCACGGCGAGGACCCGGTGGGGCTGGCCCTGGAAGGGGCCTGGATGGAGCGGTGCGCGGCCATGGACTTTCCCGCGCCCTGCCACGTGCCGGCCCCGTTTCGTGATGACGGGGCCATGCTTTGGGCCGTCGCCGAGGCGCTCCCGGACATCCCCGGCCGCGACCGGCAGGGCCGCTGCCTGGCCTACGTGGCCCGGGAGGACTATTTCCGCTACCCCAACGATCCGTGCCCGGAGGACTTCGACGGGGAGGCGCTTTGCGCCACCCTTGGCCGGGCCGCCTTGCTCCTTGGCTGGCTGGCCGGCCAGGGCGTCGTGCACGAGGCGGCCATACCGCTTTTCCACAACCGGGTGCAGCGCGAGCGCCGCGAGGACGCCGGGGTCTACGACTGGCGGCTGCCCGGCCGGCTGGATCGCTGGCTCGACTCGTCGCGGCACCCCAATTTCGGCGTCTCGGGCCTGCGCGATTTCGAACACCTCGTGTGCCTGCCCGGCGCGCCGGGAAAGCTCTACCGCCACCTCGGGAACCATTTCATAAGCCTGCTGCTCGTCGCCGGCAGCGCCTTCCGCCAACGCGACCCCGGCCTTGTCGGCCTGATGCCGGACGGTGCGCCGGCCGATGCCAGGCATCTTTTCGACGAGGCGGCCCTTGCCCGGATCATCGAAACGATCTTTTCCGGCTACCACGAAGGGTTTGTCGGCACGCCGGGCGCGCCGCCTTTCGATGCCCGCGACCTGGCCCGGCGTATGGTGGAGGAGATGGGCGTGGACCGCCACATGACCGAACTTTTGCGCGTGGCCGACCAGGAAGCCATGACCGACGCCGCGTTCGTGGAATTTCTCACTTCCCGGGGCCTCACCCCGGAAGCGGCCCGGGCGCACACCCGGGGAGCGGCCGACGTGGAACTTGTCACCGGCCCGCACCTCGGCGATTTCAACAACCGCACCAGCCTGCCGGAACTCAACGAAGCCACCGCCGCCGCCGTGGCCGCCTGCCTCGCCGCCCGCCATGGGCGGGATCACCTGCGCTGA
- a CDS encoding response regulator: MTPARVMIVEDEAITAMATGAMLKRLGHQVAASVGSGAAALEAFCRYNPDLVLMDIRLDGDMDGIETARAIRAKSDVPVVFVTAYVDAQTRQRAAETSPFAFVPKPLDEYELGALFSRLREVLPS, from the coding sequence ATGACGCCCGCGCGAGTGATGATCGTGGAAGATGAAGCCATAACCGCCATGGCCACCGGCGCCATGCTCAAGCGGCTGGGCCATCAGGTGGCCGCCTCGGTCGGGTCGGGCGCGGCGGCGCTGGAAGCGTTTTGCCGCTACAACCCCGACCTCGTCCTCATGGATATCCGCCTGGATGGCGATATGGACGGCATCGAGACGGCCCGGGCCATCCGCGCCAAGTCCGATGTGCCGGTGGTGTTCGTCACGGCCTACGTGGACGCCCAGACGCGCCAGCGCGCCGCCGAGACATCCCCTTTCGCCTTCGTTCCCAAACCTCTGGACGAATACGAGCTGGGCGCGCTGTTTAGCCGGCTGCGGGAGGTTCTGCCGTCTTGA
- a CDS encoding (Fe-S)-binding protein translates to MAEKAGNAWVAKVACGRSREEQTRDIENCGNHGAIPVLRAMALAASGVGKARDTAANALLFGCYRPFSTPYIVRDVIRLLDLLDVEYTWLDKEYCCGLPLLHQAAGEERQAVVGAIQGFMRGNWELAEAKGAKQLVYCCAGCAHAAKGIQEDRREGNKYILDLLLDALSTRALAVTPMRVAYFGGCHTSYAGQLPQVALDWERYRAFLEKVDKLRVVDLPRTLCCKVKSDRIVEMALEEGVDAMVCACSGCNVAIRQAGSGRIRVMSYPELLLESLGVKSDGAS, encoded by the coding sequence ATGGCGGAAAAAGCCGGAAACGCGTGGGTGGCCAAGGTCGCCTGCGGGCGCAGTCGCGAGGAACAGACCCGGGACATAGAAAACTGCGGCAACCACGGGGCGATCCCCGTGCTTCGGGCCATGGCCCTGGCCGCAAGCGGGGTTGGAAAGGCCCGGGACACGGCGGCGAACGCCTTGCTGTTCGGGTGTTACAGGCCGTTTAGCACGCCGTATATCGTGCGTGATGTGATCCGTCTCCTTGACTTGCTCGATGTCGAATACACCTGGCTGGACAAGGAGTACTGCTGCGGCCTGCCCCTGCTGCATCAGGCCGCGGGAGAAGAGCGCCAGGCCGTTGTCGGCGCGATCCAAGGGTTTATGCGGGGCAATTGGGAGTTGGCCGAGGCCAAGGGGGCAAAACAGCTCGTTTACTGTTGCGCGGGTTGCGCCCATGCGGCCAAGGGCATTCAGGAAGACAGGCGGGAAGGCAATAAATACATTCTCGACCTGTTGCTCGATGCACTATCGACCAGGGCGCTTGCCGTGACGCCGATGCGGGTGGCGTATTTCGGCGGTTGCCATACCTCCTATGCCGGGCAGTTGCCGCAGGTTGCCCTCGATTGGGAGCGGTACCGCGCATTTCTGGAGAAGGTCGACAAACTGCGGGTGGTTGATTTGCCGCGCACGCTGTGCTGCAAGGTCAAGTCGGATAGAATCGTCGAAATGGCCTTGGAGGAAGGCGTCGATGCCATGGTCTGCGCCTGTTCGGGCTGCAATGTGGCCATACGGCAGGCCGGAAGCGGCAGGATTCGGGTGATGAGCTATCCGGAACTGCTGCTTGAAAGCCTTGGCGTGAAAAGCGACGGGGCTTCGTAA
- a CDS encoding HDIG domain-containing protein, with product MIDRTTAVTLIAAQNPHPGLVAHGRETEVVMRAMAARLGEDPELWGITGLLHDLDYPQTAEAPERHGLALAELLPEGALPSEALHAIAAHNDEHTGVAPQTPFDFALRAAETVTGIISAAALVRPDKMIGMKPKSIKKKMKDKAFAANVRRANILECDKAGVPLDEFLALAIAAITDVAAETGLA from the coding sequence ATGATCGATCGCACGACGGCCGTGACGCTCATCGCGGCCCAGAATCCCCATCCCGGACTGGTGGCCCACGGCCGCGAAACCGAAGTCGTCATGCGGGCCATGGCGGCCCGGCTCGGGGAAGATCCCGAACTTTGGGGCATAACCGGCCTGCTCCACGACCTGGATTACCCCCAGACCGCCGAGGCCCCCGAGCGCCACGGCCTCGCCCTGGCCGAACTGCTGCCCGAAGGCGCGCTTCCCTCCGAGGCCCTGCACGCCATCGCCGCCCACAACGACGAGCATACGGGAGTTGCGCCCCAGACCCCCTTCGACTTCGCCCTGCGGGCCGCCGAGACCGTCACCGGCATCATCTCCGCCGCCGCCCTGGTGCGGCCGGACAAGATGATCGGCATGAAGCCCAAGAGCATCAAAAAGAAGATGAAGGACAAGGCCTTTGCCGCCAACGTGCGCCGGGCCAACATCCTGGAATGCGACAAGGCCGGCGTGCCCCTGGACGAATTTCTGGCCCTGGCCATCGCCGCCATCACCGACGTCGCCGCCGAAACCGGACTGGCCTGA
- a CDS encoding TetR/AcrR family transcriptional regulator: MSAEHHVATGRPRNREATKKLLTEAIGRVLARQGFTAVGVNTVAREAGVDKVLIYRYFGGLPGLVAAFSREGDFWPSFDELIGGDKEAFLALPRAERMVMVARNYMRGIRSRPMTQEILAWRFLEYNQLTEALDTVRASIGARLVEFVWGGVPGDLDIEAFNAVIGGAINHLAVRARQEKTFAGLDLAAPESWERLEAMLARMIWAVLGGA, encoded by the coding sequence ATGTCTGCCGAGCACCATGTCGCCACGGGGAGACCCCGCAACAGGGAAGCCACCAAGAAACTGCTCACCGAGGCCATAGGGCGCGTCCTGGCGCGCCAGGGGTTCACGGCGGTCGGCGTCAACACCGTGGCCCGCGAAGCCGGCGTGGATAAGGTCCTTATCTACCGCTATTTTGGCGGCTTGCCGGGGCTTGTGGCGGCATTTTCCCGCGAGGGCGATTTCTGGCCGAGCTTTGACGAACTGATCGGCGGCGACAAGGAAGCCTTTTTGGCGCTTCCCCGTGCCGAGCGGATGGTCATGGTGGCCCGCAACTATATGCGCGGCATACGCAGCCGGCCCATGACCCAGGAAATCCTGGCCTGGCGGTTTCTGGAATACAATCAATTGACCGAGGCCCTGGACACCGTGCGGGCCTCGATCGGCGCCCGGCTTGTTGAGTTCGTCTGGGGCGGCGTGCCGGGAGATCTGGACATCGAGGCGTTCAATGCCGTGATCGGCGGGGCCATCAACCATCTGGCCGTGCGCGCGCGCCAGGAAAAAACCTTCGCCGGTCTCGATTTGGCCGCTCCGGAAAGCTGGGAGCGCCTGGAAGCCATGCTGGCCCGGATGATCTGGGCGGTTTTGGGCGGGGCATAG
- a CDS encoding transaldolase, producing MRPESLKTRIFLDGADPEETRQVVKALGFLDGQTTNPSLLAKNPEAQAHKTQGNKFSATAIYQFYKELCQELSGLLPEGSVSIEVYADETTPVAAMLEQAREFDTWIPNAHIKLPTTTAGLEAANVLTGEGRRVNMTLVFSQAQAAAVYAATKGAARGAVFLSPFIGRLDDRGENGMDLIKNILRMYEAGDAHVEVLTASVRSMEHFLCALAVGSDIITAPYKILMDWAEAGLPIPGPAYVYEPAGLAPIPFEPLNLDAHWQDYSIAHPLTDSGMAKFSADWNSLIDMDA from the coding sequence ATGCGACCTGAAAGCCTGAAAACGCGTATTTTTCTGGACGGAGCCGACCCCGAGGAAACCCGGCAGGTCGTAAAAGCCCTGGGATTTCTCGACGGCCAGACCACCAATCCGAGCCTTTTGGCCAAAAACCCCGAAGCCCAGGCCCACAAGACCCAGGGCAACAAGTTCAGCGCCACGGCCATTTATCAGTTCTACAAGGAACTGTGCCAGGAACTTTCGGGACTGTTGCCCGAGGGATCGGTGTCCATCGAGGTTTACGCCGACGAGACGACGCCGGTTGCCGCCATGCTGGAGCAGGCGAGGGAGTTCGACACCTGGATTCCCAACGCCCACATCAAGCTGCCGACGACCACGGCCGGCCTGGAGGCGGCGAACGTGCTCACCGGCGAGGGCCGGCGCGTCAACATGACCCTGGTCTTCAGCCAGGCCCAGGCCGCGGCGGTGTATGCCGCCACAAAGGGGGCGGCGCGCGGGGCCGTTTTCCTCTCGCCCTTTATCGGCCGTCTCGACGACCGCGGCGAAAACGGTATGGACCTCATCAAGAACATCCTGCGCATGTACGAGGCCGGCGACGCCCACGTGGAAGTGCTCACGGCCAGCGTCCGTTCCATGGAGCATTTTCTGTGCGCCCTGGCCGTCGGCAGCGACATCATCACCGCGCCCTACAAGATCCTCATGGACTGGGCCGAGGCCGGCCTGCCCATTCCCGGTCCGGCCTATGTCTACGAACCGGCCGGGCTTGCCCCCATCCCCTTTGAGCCCCTGAACCTGGACGCCCACTGGCAGGACTACAGCATCGCCCATCCCCTCACGGACTCGGGTATGGCCAAGTTTTCGGCGGACTGGAATTCCCTGATCGACATGGACGCCTGA
- a CDS encoding response regulator, which produces MSEAVRVLLVDDEEIYVDTLRKRLARRGLTVLTAGSGEQALSILNENEVDVVLLDVKMPGMDGMETLSRIKQAHPRVEVIMLTGHANVDVAIRGMEQGAFDYLMKPAEMDDLYYKIQDAYQKIQLADKA; this is translated from the coding sequence GTGAGCGAAGCGGTACGGGTTCTTCTGGTCGACGATGAGGAAATCTACGTGGACACGCTGCGCAAACGCCTGGCCAGACGCGGCCTGACGGTGCTCACGGCGGGAAGCGGCGAGCAGGCGCTGTCCATTTTGAACGAAAACGAAGTGGACGTGGTGCTGCTCGACGTCAAAATGCCCGGCATGGACGGCATGGAAACGCTTTCCCGCATCAAGCAGGCCCATCCCCGGGTGGAAGTCATCATGCTGACCGGGCACGCCAATGTGGACGTGGCTATTCGGGGTATGGAGCAGGGCGCGTTCGATTACCTGATGAAGCCGGCCGAGATGGACGACCTGTATTACAAAATCCAGGACGCCTACCAGAAGATACAGCTCGCGGACAAGGCGTAA
- a CDS encoding response regulator: MDDAPARRTVLIVEDDPLSARVVEKILDRLGYGVCAVIETGEEAVAEAAAHAPDIVLMDINLAGTMDGVTAAKAIIESLGAPVIFLTAAVDREIMDRVAATGAAGYIQKPVKLLDLKANLEMAITRRQRERPCPTDAAAQLYRRLLEAVGHAFGRPFAVVDPDGRVLFAHPDGRLAGELFADAFPGQPPAPTETDTPCPDASGRPLGWVRLLGRE, translated from the coding sequence ATGGACGACGCCCCAGCCCGCCGTACGGTGCTCATCGTCGAGGACGATCCGCTCTCGGCCCGCGTGGTCGAAAAAATCCTGGATCGCCTGGGCTACGGCGTGTGCGCCGTGATCGAGACCGGCGAGGAAGCCGTTGCCGAGGCCGCGGCCCATGCCCCGGACATTGTGCTCATGGACATCAACCTGGCCGGGACCATGGATGGGGTGACGGCGGCCAAGGCCATCATCGAATCCCTGGGCGCGCCGGTCATCTTCCTCACGGCGGCCGTGGACCGCGAGATCATGGACCGCGTGGCCGCGACAGGCGCCGCCGGCTACATCCAAAAGCCCGTCAAACTCCTCGACCTCAAGGCCAACCTGGAAATGGCCATCACCCGGCGGCAGCGCGAACGCCCCTGCCCCACCGACGCGGCGGCCCAGCTCTATCGCCGGCTGCTCGAAGCCGTGGGGCACGCCTTCGGCCGCCCCTTTGCCGTGGTCGATCCCGACGGCCGGGTACTGTTCGCCCATCCCGACGGCCGCCTGGCCGGAGAACTTTTCGCCGATGCTTTCCCCGGACAGCCGCCGGCCCCCACCGAAACGGACACGCCCTGCCCCGACGCCTCGGGTCGGCCGCTGGGCTGGGTCCGGCTGTTGGGGAGAGAGTAA
- the rpiA gene encoding ribose-5-phosphate isomerase RpiA — MNTPSTFSPEDTAGFKRAAAAHAAAMVEPGMAVGMGHGSTAVAAVPFLAERAERGELPGTFFVPAAHFMAEALRRAGLPVAGLDDAPILDITIDGADEIDPVGNCIKGGGGALLYEKILGQAAQRLVIVADAGKLSPRLCARHALPVEITPFALASELRFLRRIGGNPSLRLRPDGDPMRTERGNVIADCAFDPLQDPAALATSLDTRAGVAGHGLFIDMVSLIVVAGPDGVQELAV, encoded by the coding sequence ATGAATACGCCAAGCACCTTCAGTCCCGAGGATACGGCCGGCTTCAAGCGGGCCGCCGCGGCCCATGCCGCCGCCATGGTCGAACCGGGCATGGCCGTGGGTATGGGACACGGCTCCACGGCCGTGGCCGCCGTCCCCTTTCTGGCCGAGCGTGCCGAGCGGGGCGAGTTGCCCGGCACGTTCTTCGTGCCGGCGGCCCATTTCATGGCCGAGGCCCTGCGCCGCGCCGGCCTGCCCGTGGCCGGCCTCGACGACGCCCCCATCCTCGATATCACCATCGACGGGGCCGACGAGATCGACCCGGTCGGCAACTGCATCAAGGGCGGCGGCGGCGCGCTGCTCTACGAAAAAATCCTGGGGCAGGCGGCCCAGCGCCTCGTCATCGTGGCCGACGCGGGCAAGCTCTCGCCGCGCCTGTGCGCGCGCCACGCCCTGCCGGTGGAGATCACGCCCTTCGCCCTGGCCAGCGAACTGCGCTTCCTGCGCCGGATCGGCGGCAACCCGTCCCTGCGCCTGCGCCCGGACGGCGACCCCATGCGCACCGAACGCGGCAACGTCATCGCGGATTGCGCCTTCGATCCGCTGCAAGACCCGGCCGCCCTGGCGACAAGCCTCGACACCCGGGCCGGCGTGGCCGGACACGGCCTCTTCATCGACATGGTGTCGCTCATCGTGGTGGCCGGCCCCGACGGCGTCCAGGAACTCGCTGTGTGA
- the cysQ gene encoding 3'(2'),5'-bisphosphate nucleotidase CysQ, translating into MRDLDLSAIGGIARLAGHAVLEIYHSGFTVAEKADHSPVTTADTRSSAIILDALAQVYPDVPVVCEETKAAPYETRRRYKRFFLVDPLDGTKEFIRRNDEFCVLIALIEAGRPVYGVIHAPVADTLYSGGPGIPATRRVAGGDAEPIHAVAPVPGQPLLAMGSRSHADAATAAYLGRFPGVRLVSRGSALKFAALAEGACHLYPRLAPTWEWDTAAGHAVLVGAGGVLTAPDGGEFRYNKPELLNGPFVARSFSGDAVDGNSILV; encoded by the coding sequence ATGCGCGATCTCGATCTGTCCGCCATCGGCGGCATTGCCCGGCTGGCCGGCCACGCCGTGCTGGAAATCTACCACAGCGGTTTTACCGTTGCGGAAAAAGCCGACCATTCGCCCGTGACGACCGCCGATACGCGTTCGAGCGCCATCATCCTGGACGCCCTGGCCCAGGTGTACCCGGACGTGCCCGTGGTGTGCGAGGAGACGAAGGCCGCGCCGTACGAGACGCGGCGACGCTACAAGCGGTTTTTTCTGGTCGACCCCTTGGACGGCACCAAGGAATTCATCCGGCGAAACGACGAATTTTGCGTGCTCATCGCGCTTATCGAGGCGGGGCGGCCCGTGTACGGCGTCATCCACGCGCCGGTCGCGGATACGCTTTACAGCGGCGGCCCGGGCATCCCGGCCACGCGACGGGTGGCCGGGGGAGACGCCGAGCCCATCCACGCCGTCGCCCCGGTCCCTGGCCAGCCGCTTCTCGCCATGGGCAGCCGGTCCCATGCCGATGCCGCCACGGCCGCCTATCTGGGGCGCTTTCCCGGCGTGCGGCTTGTCAGCCGGGGCAGCGCGCTCAAGTTCGCCGCCCTGGCCGAAGGGGCCTGCCACCTGTATCCGCGCCTGGCCCCGACCTGGGAATGGGACACCGCCGCCGGCCATGCCGTGCTTGTGGGGGCGGGGGGCGTGCTGACCGCACCGGACGGCGGGGAATTTCGTTACAACAAGCCGGAATTGCTGAACGGGCCGTTTGTGGCCCGCTCTTTTTCCGGAGATGCCGTTGACGGAAATTCCATCCTAGTTTAG